TAATAATATTGAGGTTAATGTAGTAAAAAAATATTTATAAATCATATAAATTACTCTAATAATAAGGGTTGATTGATAAATTTTTATGTATCAACCAACCCAAGGCTATTAAGATTTGATAGGTTTTCTATCGAGTTTAGACTTCAGGATCTTACTATTTAATTTAAATTGCAAAGGTGTAAAGATTTTTTCCTGAATCCATATGCTCAAGGGAATCAAAATTATTAAAAATACAATGAGACCTACACTGTCTAAGTTGTTGATATTTTTTGCATTATTTATTAATTCTGTAAAGCTTTTAGAATGTGGCGATGCTAGAACTAACTTATAAAGAATAAAATAAATTGCTAACAGTGGTAGATGAAGCATATAAATTGTCAAAGAGGCCTTACCTAAGCGTTCAACTAGATTGCTTATCTTAATACTATTAATATTAAAGCTTAAAAAATAATAAATTAAAGCAAGTTGGGTAAATAAAAATAAGCCATTGTGTGAAAGTACATAACCAGAATAAGGAGATAATTTTACAAAATAATAAATAGCAAAAAAACCGAATATTGCAAAAATTAAACTTGGAAATTTCAATTTATTTTGATACGGATATTTATTGCAAATACAATAAAAAATTATTCCTGCCAAGAAGTCTGATAATCTTAGTATGGGATTGCGGTGAAGAATACCTAGGCTTTCTGAACTAAAATCAGAGTTCGAAATCATGTATAATGGGTAAAATAAAGAAATCATCCAAATCAAAATTAATAAAATAAATAGATTTTTTTTACTAGATATCCATGAAGCTAAGTAATAGAATGTCACATAAAAGAAAAAAAGAGCTGAGACCGACCAAGCCGCACCATTTAATAAAAGATAGCGATTTTCCCAAGATTGTATAAGTAATAGGCTTTGGATTATATAATTTTTAATGTCGCTTATATGCAATTCTATTTGACCCAATGGAAGTATTGTAGGGACTGTTTGATAGTCTACCTCTATTGGGAATTGCTTATTTGTTAAAATGCTTAGAAATATAAAAGTAAAAACCGCCAAGAGCATTGTGAAAATATGAATTGGGTAAAGTGAATTAAACCTTTTTATTAGAAATTCACGATTTGAAAAATCACCTGCTTTGATCTTTTTTAAATAAACATGAGATAGAATAAAGCCTGATAATATAAAAAAAACAGAAGTGCCATAAAAACCATTTAAACTTAAATTATTTAAAATAGAGTTTTCTAAGTTTACTTGTACGTGATAAAGAACCATTAAAATCGCCATTATAAATCTAAGTAAATCTAGGCCTATAATTTTTTTTGGAAAAGAAACCATTTTCTTGCAACAATCAATAAATTTGATAATTCTGTAGCAATTTAATTATTTTGCAAGAAAAATTGATTGAATTTTACACTAATTGTTGCTTAATTAATCCATTTTTTTTCTATCATGGTTTTATAAATCTGATCGGTTATAAATTGATTAGTTTTATTGTTCAAGTGAATTGAATCGCTTGACAGACTTACTGCTAGATCGCCTTTTACTTGAGCCTCATAATCTGATGTAGTTGGCGTAATTTGTAAGTTTTGCCAAATATTCCTATCGCTTAATAAGTAATTCAAATCAAAAAAATTACTTGAATAATATAATTTTAAATCTTTATTTAGAGCTTGGATATTTGATGATAAATCATCATTTGCATTTACAGCAGTAAAATGACCCACCACAATAGTACGTGATGTGATATTTTTATTTATCCATTCAGCACATTGTTTAGTCTTGTCAAAAACATAATTATAACTATCTTGACCGTGAGAAAGATTCAATAAATTATTTTTACCAAGATTCAGAATAAATATTGAATCTGGTATTAGTTTTTGTAGGCTTTTAATCGGATAGGCTTGATTGATATCAATATACGCTTCCTGCTGAGATTCGAAGTAATAACCTTCTGTGTCAACTCCTATTATACCATCTATGTCTACGATTCTTGCCTCAAAAGGCTTTAAAGAGTTATCAATACC
This genomic window from Acinetobacter sp. TGL-Y2 contains:
- a CDS encoding acyltransferase family protein; amino-acid sequence: MVSFPKKIIGLDLLRFIMAILMVLYHVQVNLENSILNNLSLNGFYGTSVFFILSGFILSHVYLKKIKAGDFSNREFLIKRFNSLYPIHIFTMLLAVFTFIFLSILTNKQFPIEVDYQTVPTILPLGQIELHISDIKNYIIQSLLLIQSWENRYLLLNGAAWSVSALFFFYVTFYYLASWISSKKNLFILLILIWMISLFYPLYMISNSDFSSESLGILHRNPILRLSDFLAGIIFYCICNKYPYQNKLKFPSLIFAIFGFFAIYYFVKLSPYSGYVLSHNGLFLFTQLALIYYFLSFNINSIKISNLVERLGKASLTIYMLHLPLLAIYFILYKLVLASPHSKSFTELINNAKNINNLDSVGLIVFLIILIPLSIWIQEKIFTPLQFKLNSKILKSKLDRKPIKS